The Paenibacillus macerans genome includes a window with the following:
- a CDS encoding amino acid ABC transporter permease produces MERTGIELLVFSLPELGRGVWKTVLISLYTIAISIVCGLGFGALRTSRRLWLRIATRAVLELFRSVPVLVWLFFFFFGLPLFFGIDIPAFASAVLVLSLWGMTEIGEVARGALQSLPKGQLEAGQAIGLNTRQLYIYVLIPQAVRRMIPPSINVFTRIVMTSSLTVLVGVTEMIKSGQQIIERNYKYGLAAIIIYGALFALYFLICYPLSVYSRRLEKKWAE; encoded by the coding sequence ATGGAGCGTACGGGAATTGAACTGCTTGTCTTCAGTTTGCCGGAGCTGGGCCGCGGCGTATGGAAAACGGTTTTAATTTCGCTTTATACGATTGCGATCAGCATCGTCTGCGGCCTCGGGTTTGGAGCGCTCCGCACTTCGCGGCGCCTGTGGCTGCGGATTGCAACGCGTGCGGTGCTCGAGCTGTTTCGCAGCGTACCGGTGCTGGTCTGGCTGTTTTTCTTTTTTTTCGGCCTGCCGTTGTTTTTCGGGATCGACATTCCCGCTTTTGCTTCGGCCGTGCTGGTTTTGTCGCTTTGGGGCATGACGGAAATCGGCGAGGTGGCGCGCGGCGCGCTGCAGTCGCTGCCTAAAGGCCAGCTTGAAGCGGGCCAAGCGATCGGGCTTAATACCCGCCAGCTGTACATATATGTGCTGATCCCGCAGGCGGTGCGCCGGATGATACCTCCGAGCATCAACGTGTTCACCCGGATCGTGATGACCAGTTCGCTGACCGTGCTGGTCGGAGTTACGGAAATGATCAAATCGGGGCAGCAAATCATCGAACGGAATTACAAATACGGCCTGGCGGCGATCATCATTTACGGCGCGCTGTTTGCCTTGTATTTTCTGATTTGTTATCCGCTGTCCGTCTATTCGCGGCGGCTGGAGAAGAAGTGGGCGGAGTAG
- a CDS encoding amino acid ABC transporter ATP-binding protein produces the protein MGESLLSLEGVVKIFDKHPVLNGIDLEVAQGEVVVILGPSGCGKSTLLRCLNGLEPVQGGSIRFQGEDLTAGKAIWQQVRQKIGMVFQSYHLFPHMTVLENILLGPLKVQKRSRAEAAAEALQLLERVGLADKKDAYPRQLSGGQQQRIAIVRALIMHPQVMLFDEVTAALDPEMVKEVLEVMLDLAKRGMTMLIVTHEMGFARAVADRIVFMDQGEIRETAKPDEFFAGPRSERARQFLGQFFAIETGKGSGNL, from the coding sequence ATGGGCGAAAGCTTATTAAGCCTGGAGGGCGTCGTGAAAATTTTCGACAAACATCCGGTTCTGAACGGGATCGACCTGGAAGTGGCGCAAGGCGAAGTCGTCGTTATTCTCGGACCTAGCGGCTGCGGCAAAAGCACCCTCCTGCGATGTTTGAACGGTCTTGAACCGGTGCAGGGCGGGAGCATTCGCTTTCAGGGCGAGGACCTTACTGCGGGCAAGGCGATCTGGCAGCAGGTCCGGCAAAAGATCGGCATGGTGTTTCAGAGCTATCATCTGTTTCCCCATATGACGGTACTGGAAAATATTTTGCTGGGACCGCTGAAGGTACAAAAACGCTCAAGAGCCGAAGCGGCGGCGGAAGCGCTGCAGTTGCTGGAAAGGGTAGGCCTGGCGGACAAAAAGGACGCCTATCCGCGCCAGCTCTCCGGCGGACAGCAGCAGCGGATTGCGATTGTGCGCGCGCTGATCATGCACCCGCAGGTCATGTTGTTTGACGAGGTTACGGCCGCGCTGGATCCCGAAATGGTCAAAGAGGTGCTGGAGGTGATGCTGGATTTGGCGAAACGGGGGATGACCATGCTGATCGTCACGCACGAAATGGGTTTTGCCCGCGCCGTGGCGGACCGGATCGTGTTTATGGATCAGGGGGAAATCCGCGAAACCGCAAAGCCGGATGAATTTTTTGCGGGACCGCGAAGCGAACGGGCCAGGCAGTTTTTGGGGCAGTTTTTTGCCATCGAAACCGGAAAAGGGAGTGGAAACCTATGA
- a CDS encoding transporter substrate-binding domain-containing protein produces the protein MKNSWKRALSVLSLLLLAGMLTACGGDSSGAAGGSAGAKEASGGGIQAIKDRGKLIVGVFSDKPPFGFTDELGNFIGFDNDLAKRFAKDLLGDETKIEFVTVEPASRIPYLQSGKVDLIVANMTVTDERAEQVDFTNPTMKVATQVLVADNSGIQTLDDLKGKKIIVTKGTTADIFLTENRPDIELVKYDKNTESLQALKDGRGDGYAQDNFILIGWAKDNPGFHLIEEKLEKEAPIAPAVQKGNTELRDWVNTELENLGKEQFLLQLYNKYVKDELGPDTDPNEVITEGGKL, from the coding sequence ATGAAAAACTCATGGAAACGGGCATTATCTGTATTATCTTTATTGCTGCTTGCGGGGATGCTGACCGCTTGCGGCGGCGATTCCTCCGGCGCGGCCGGCGGCTCGGCGGGAGCCAAGGAGGCTTCCGGCGGCGGCATTCAGGCCATTAAAGACCGCGGCAAACTGATCGTCGGCGTATTTTCCGACAAGCCGCCTTTCGGGTTTACGGACGAACTAGGAAATTTCATCGGTTTTGACAACGATTTGGCCAAACGGTTCGCCAAGGATTTGCTCGGCGACGAAACGAAAATTGAATTCGTCACGGTCGAGCCGGCCAGCCGGATTCCTTACTTGCAAAGCGGCAAGGTGGACCTGATCGTCGCCAATATGACGGTCACGGACGAACGGGCCGAGCAGGTAGACTTCACCAACCCGACGATGAAAGTGGCGACCCAGGTGCTCGTCGCAGACAACAGCGGAATTCAAACGCTGGACGACCTGAAGGGGAAGAAAATCATCGTAACCAAGGGAACGACCGCCGATATTTTTCTGACGGAAAACCGCCCGGATATCGAACTGGTCAAATACGATAAAAACACCGAGTCTTTGCAGGCGCTGAAAGACGGACGCGGCGACGGCTACGCTCAGGACAATTTCATCTTAATCGGCTGGGCCAAGGATAACCCGGGGTTTCATCTGATCGAAGAAAAGCTGGAAAAAGAAGCGCCGATCGCTCCGGCTGTCCAAAAAGGCAACACGGAGCTGAGGGATTGGGTCAATACCGAGCTGGAAAATCTGGGGAAGGAGCAGTTCCTGCTCCAACTGTATAACAAATACGTCAAAGACGAGCTGGGGCCCGATACCGATCCCAATGAGGTCATCACGGAGGGCGGCAAGCTTTAG
- a CDS encoding acyl-CoA synthetase, which yields MENHDPGKTALKWLSEQGDYEEISYGDLLAGANRLAGGLSGLGLNKGDRVLVMMPRHINAYVIYVACLKLGLTIIPSSEMLRAKDLAYRLRHSGARAVIAWHNATGEADNIDEELPSWAFRIAVAGSNETVPAPAGWVMLDSLMDGQPDTFEAVRTHRDDMAILAYTSGTTGNPKGVVHSHGWGYAHLRITSAWLDIRSADTVWATAAPGWQKWIWTPFLSVLGNGATGFVYQGTFQPHRYLQLLENYGIQVMCCTPTEYRIMSKTDGLGGYNLSGLRSAVSAGEPLNDEVIRKFQEELNITIRDGYGQTESTLLIGNLKDTPLKQGSMGKAVSPGVAEVVDERGTPLPAGQVGDIAVHVSMPALFKNYYLEPERKQQNVRGEYFITGDRARMDEEGYFWFEGRGDDIIISSGYTIGPFEVEEALMKHPAVKECAAVASPDEIRGHIVKAFVVLKEGAAGSPQLVKQLQAHVKAVTAPYKYPRKIEFVAELPKTNTGKIRRVELREREERAALKVKSSI from the coding sequence ATGGAGAACCACGACCCGGGGAAAACGGCTTTAAAATGGTTAAGCGAGCAAGGCGATTATGAGGAAATTTCATACGGAGACCTGCTGGCCGGGGCGAACCGGCTTGCCGGAGGATTGTCCGGGCTCGGATTAAACAAAGGGGACCGCGTGCTGGTGATGATGCCGCGGCATATTAATGCTTACGTAATTTATGTGGCCTGCTTGAAGCTGGGGCTGACGATCATTCCTTCGTCCGAGATGCTGCGGGCCAAGGACTTGGCTTACCGGCTTCGGCACTCCGGGGCGCGGGCGGTCATCGCCTGGCACAATGCGACCGGGGAGGCGGACAACATTGATGAGGAGCTGCCGTCATGGGCATTTCGCATCGCGGTTGCCGGAAGCAACGAAACCGTCCCCGCTCCAGCCGGGTGGGTTATGCTCGATTCATTGATGGACGGGCAGCCGGACACCTTTGAGGCGGTGCGGACTCACCGCGACGATATGGCCATTTTGGCTTATACGTCCGGAACGACCGGCAATCCGAAGGGCGTCGTGCACAGCCATGGGTGGGGTTACGCGCATCTCAGGATCACCTCGGCCTGGCTGGACATTCGAAGCGCCGATACAGTGTGGGCCACAGCCGCGCCGGGCTGGCAAAAATGGATTTGGACCCCGTTCCTGTCGGTGCTGGGGAATGGGGCGACCGGTTTCGTATATCAGGGGACGTTCCAACCGCATCGCTACCTGCAGCTATTGGAGAATTACGGCATTCAGGTCATGTGCTGCACGCCGACCGAATATCGGATCATGTCGAAAACGGACGGGCTAGGCGGTTATAACCTATCCGGCCTGCGCAGCGCCGTTTCCGCCGGGGAGCCGCTAAACGATGAAGTGATCCGGAAATTTCAAGAGGAATTGAACATCACCATTCGCGACGGATACGGGCAAACCGAAAGCACGCTGCTGATCGGCAATCTGAAGGATACTCCGCTTAAGCAGGGATCGATGGGCAAAGCGGTTTCCCCGGGCGTGGCGGAGGTGGTCGACGAGCGGGGAACTCCGCTTCCGGCGGGACAAGTCGGGGATATTGCCGTTCATGTTAGCATGCCGGCTTTGTTTAAAAACTATTACCTGGAGCCGGAGCGGAAGCAACAAAACGTGCGCGGTGAGTATTTTATTACCGGGGACCGGGCGCGAATGGACGAAGAAGGCTATTTCTGGTTCGAGGGGCGCGGCGACGATATCATCATCAGTTCCGGATATACGATCGGGCCGTTTGAAGTCGAAGAAGCGCTGATGAAGCATCCTGCCGTCAAGGAATGCGCCGCCGTGGCGAGTCCCGACGAAATTCGCGGGCATATCGTCAAAGCTTTTGTTGTGCTGAAAGAAGGGGCGGCGGGTTCGCCGCAACTGGTCAAGCAGCTTCAGGCTCATGTCAAAGCGGTGACGGCCCCGTATAAATATCCGCGGAAGATCGAATTTGTCGCTGAACTGCCAAAAACGAATACGGGCAAAATCCGCAGAGTAGAGCTGCGGGAGCGGGAGGAGCGCGCAGCCTTGAAGGTGAAAAGCTCCATTTAA
- a CDS encoding phytanoyl-CoA dioxygenase family protein: MNQLETSVIFDPKTDAYPSRVYAEPRWLPRQDPIVYGEWNAESGISKEHSDFYAKNGYLFLENFFGGAELKGYQEKAQRLREASRNLSSDEIIRQPGGEEVHSIFAIHRTHPVFQELSRHPRLLAIVEHVLGGPSYIHQSRINYKPAFTGKEFYWHSDFETWHVEDGMPRMRALSCLIALEDNYPFNGPLMVMPGSHQIFVSCVGQAPDDCSKEFIAPDQASLTELAKRCGIETPVGKAGSVLLFDCNLMHGSNSNITPYPRSNIFMVYNSVANKLAEPYFGKKPRPEYMAARTEF, from the coding sequence ATGAATCAATTGGAAACGTCCGTAATTTTTGATCCAAAGACGGATGCTTACCCTTCCCGGGTTTATGCTGAGCCGAGATGGCTTCCGCGGCAGGATCCCATCGTATATGGCGAGTGGAACGCGGAAAGCGGAATCAGCAAAGAGCATTCGGATTTTTACGCCAAAAACGGTTATCTGTTCCTGGAGAACTTTTTTGGCGGAGCGGAATTAAAGGGCTATCAGGAGAAGGCGCAGCGCTTGCGGGAAGCATCCCGGAACCTTTCATCCGATGAAATTATCCGCCAGCCCGGCGGGGAAGAAGTGCATTCGATCTTTGCGATTCATCGGACCCACCCGGTTTTTCAGGAGTTGTCCCGGCATCCGAGACTGCTCGCGATCGTCGAGCATGTTTTGGGGGGACCAAGCTACATCCATCAGTCGCGGATCAATTACAAGCCGGCATTTACCGGCAAAGAGTTCTACTGGCATTCGGACTTTGAGACCTGGCATGTGGAGGACGGGATGCCCCGGATGCGGGCGCTCAGCTGCTTGATCGCACTGGAAGACAATTATCCGTTTAACGGACCGCTTATGGTCATGCCCGGTTCCCATCAAATCTTCGTGTCGTGCGTCGGCCAGGCGCCTGATGATTGCTCCAAGGAATTCATCGCGCCCGATCAGGCGAGCTTAACCGAGCTGGCGAAGCGCTGCGGCATTGAAACGCCGGTCGGCAAGGCAGGCTCCGTACTGCTGTTCGACTGCAATTTGATGCACGGCTCCAACAGCAACATTACGCCGTACCCGCGCAGCAATATTTTTATGGTCTATAACAGCGTAGCAAACAAACTGGCGGAGCCTTATTTCGGGAAGAAGCCGAGACCCGAATACATGGCGGCCCGCACGGAATTTTAA